A genomic window from Sphingobacterium spiritivorum includes:
- a CDS encoding DUF4920 domain-containing protein: MKKITLMLLLVLVGMGYGSAQQSDIPSAKSGVQYGKKIDQHQAISVSKLEKSFGKDSTYTGKVEGVVVEVCKKKGCFMTLKREGSKEPVMVRFTDYTYFMPQDIVGKTVVVEGKAKLNKTSVAWLKHYAEDMGKSKEEIAKITKPKESITIVADGVIVK; encoded by the coding sequence ATGAAAAAAATCACATTAATGTTGTTGTTAGTCCTTGTAGGGATGGGCTACGGATCTGCACAACAATCCGACATACCATCAGCAAAATCAGGAGTTCAATATGGAAAAAAGATTGATCAGCATCAGGCTATCTCAGTGAGTAAACTGGAAAAATCTTTTGGAAAAGACAGCACTTACACCGGTAAAGTTGAAGGAGTTGTCGTAGAAGTTTGTAAAAAGAAAGGTTGTTTTATGACGCTGAAGCGGGAAGGAAGTAAAGAACCTGTCATGGTACGCTTTACAGACTACACCTATTTTATGCCACAGGATATTGTTGGTAAAACAGTGGTGGTTGAAGGTAAAGCTAAATTAAATAAAACTTCTGTTGCCTGGCTAAAGCATTATGCTGAAGATATGGGTAAAAGTAAAGAAGAAATTGCTAAAATCACAAAACCAAAAGAATCGATCACGATTGTTGCCGATGGTGTAATCGTAAAATAA
- a CDS encoding DUF420 domain-containing protein — protein MGQQTLEEKKYNKWIVILSVTIPVVVAILFGVNLRKLGYDVQPLSFLPPIYAAINGLTAILLVWAVAAIKRGNKALHERLIKLCIACSVAFLAMYVAYHMTSDSTPYGGEGAMRYIYFVILISHILLSIIIIPFVLVTFVRGIAGSYERHKKLARITYPMWLYVAVTGVIVYLMISPYYTH, from the coding sequence ATGGGACAGCAAACATTAGAAGAAAAGAAATATAATAAATGGATTGTGATCTTATCGGTCACTATTCCTGTAGTAGTAGCAATATTATTTGGTGTTAATCTGAGAAAGTTAGGCTATGATGTACAGCCTTTATCTTTTCTGCCTCCGATCTACGCTGCAATCAATGGTTTGACAGCTATATTACTGGTATGGGCAGTAGCTGCGATCAAAAGGGGAAATAAGGCCTTGCACGAGCGGTTAATCAAACTGTGTATTGCCTGTTCAGTAGCCTTTCTGGCGATGTATGTAGCGTATCACATGACTTCAGACTCTACTCCGTATGGGGGAGAAGGAGCGATGCGTTATATCTATTTTGTCATCCTGATCTCACATATACTCCTGTCCATTATCATTATTCCCTTTGTACTCGTTACCTTTGTAAGAGGGATTGCAGGATCATACGAAAGACATAAGAAACTGGCACGTATCACATATCCGATGTGGTTGTATGTAGCTGTGACAGGTGTAATTGTATATTTAATGATATCTCCTTATTATACACATTAG
- the brnQ gene encoding branched-chain amino acid transport system II carrier protein, with the protein MRKISDITTLGFALFAMFFGAGNLLLPPLIGLGAGQYWGLAISGFGLTGILLPFLGVLSVVNSGETFEDLAGRVHRTVALVLGAVIMLGIGPLIAIPRTAATTYEVGLLPTFPSLSPIWGSVLFFVITFVLSIRPSKVVDVIGNFLTPVLLVLLLTLITIGILYPISDPLNGTGTSVAAFTSGFTEGYQTLDVLASVIFAGIIITAARMKGYTSLKEKNQIVISAGLMAAIFLLLIYGGLVILGATSGYSTGNDIKRAELLLFISNKILGGYGTIAISLSIALACLTTAIALTCAVGTFFSTLFKNKISYEVIVTICCLLSGILSITGVEYIIEVAYPFLAFIYPIVITLVLYVIIFGKKIISKLPYIGAVAGTTLVSTVYLLAGLGIHLAGAERLVHAIPLAEYELWWVLPSFIFFMLFWIIDRYKTKTIKDTV; encoded by the coding sequence TTGAGAAAAATAAGTGACATCACCACCCTGGGCTTTGCCTTATTTGCTATGTTCTTCGGAGCGGGCAACTTACTTCTTCCGCCTCTTATTGGTCTTGGTGCAGGACAGTACTGGGGACTGGCTATTTCAGGATTTGGCCTGACCGGTATTTTGCTTCCCTTTTTGGGCGTACTTTCTGTTGTCAATTCGGGAGAAACATTTGAAGATCTCGCGGGCAGGGTTCATAGAACCGTTGCATTGGTACTTGGTGCAGTCATTATGCTGGGAATAGGACCGCTTATTGCTATTCCGCGTACAGCAGCAACAACCTATGAGGTAGGACTATTACCGACATTTCCATCTTTATCTCCAATCTGGGGATCGGTATTATTTTTTGTGATTACGTTTGTACTTTCCATACGGCCTTCGAAAGTGGTAGATGTAATCGGCAATTTTCTTACGCCCGTACTCCTTGTCTTGTTACTTACGCTGATTACCATCGGTATATTATACCCTATTTCGGATCCGCTCAATGGCACAGGCACTTCTGTAGCCGCATTTACATCCGGATTTACGGAAGGATATCAGACTCTGGATGTACTGGCTTCTGTCATCTTTGCCGGAATCATTATTACAGCAGCCCGAATGAAAGGTTATACCTCTTTAAAAGAAAAAAATCAAATCGTCATCAGTGCGGGGTTGATGGCAGCCATATTTTTATTGTTGATCTATGGCGGACTGGTCATATTGGGCGCAACCTCCGGCTACAGTACAGGAAATGATATCAAACGGGCCGAACTTCTACTGTTTATCTCCAACAAAATTCTGGGAGGATATGGAACTATTGCGATCTCTCTGAGTATTGCCTTAGCCTGTCTGACAACAGCAATAGCACTGACTTGTGCAGTAGGAACATTTTTCAGCACTTTATTTAAGAATAAGATCAGTTATGAGGTCATCGTCACGATATGCTGCCTCCTGTCCGGTATACTTTCCATCACAGGAGTAGAATACATTATAGAAGTGGCTTATCCGTTTCTTGCCTTTATCTATCCCATTGTGATTACCCTGGTATTATATGTCATTATTTTCGGCAAAAAGATTATTTCCAAACTACCTTACATCGGGGCTGTAGCTGGCACGACACTGGTATCTACAGTATATCTGTTAGCTGGACTCGGAATTCATCTGGCCGGAGCGGAACGACTTGTACACGCCATTCCATTGGCTGAATATGAGCTGTGGTGGGTATTGCCTTCTTTTATCTTCTTTATGCTGTTTTGGATTATTGACAGATATAAAACGAAAACTATAAAAGATACTGTATAA
- the folP gene encoding dihydropteroate synthase, with protein sequence MNMMHSTPAQSVNAKGRLITFDYPRIMGILNVTPDSFFDGGQHQHLDAALKKAEQLLEEGADILDIGAYSSRPGAALISVQEELDRAIPVIEKMAGIFPHAILSIDTFRAEVAEQSIKAGAHIINDVSGGTLDDQMFETVANLQVPYILMHMRGVPENMQEMTTYDDIITDIATFLGSRVSVLRSLGVKDIILDPGFGFAKSLQQNYELLHRIDELHYLGLPILGGLSRKSMIYKKLHLTPENALNGTTALNTLLLSKGVQLLRVHDVKEARQIVDLLFQ encoded by the coding sequence ATGAATATGATGCACAGCACCCCAGCTCAATCTGTTAATGCAAAAGGAAGACTGATCACTTTTGACTATCCTAGAATAATGGGAATCCTCAATGTAACTCCGGATTCTTTCTTTGACGGCGGACAACATCAGCATCTTGACGCGGCACTCAAAAAAGCAGAACAACTGCTGGAGGAGGGCGCAGACATATTAGATATCGGTGCATATTCTTCACGCCCCGGAGCAGCTCTTATCTCCGTACAGGAGGAGCTGGACCGTGCCATTCCTGTGATCGAAAAGATGGCCGGCATCTTTCCTCATGCAATCCTTTCGATCGACACGTTTCGTGCTGAAGTTGCGGAACAAAGCATTAAAGCCGGTGCACATATTATCAATGATGTATCCGGCGGAACACTGGATGATCAGATGTTTGAGACTGTAGCCAATTTACAGGTGCCTTATATCCTGATGCATATGCGCGGTGTACCTGAAAACATGCAGGAAATGACTACGTACGATGATATTATTACAGATATAGCGACTTTTTTAGGAAGCAGAGTTTCTGTATTACGCAGTTTAGGAGTGAAGGATATTATCCTGGATCCCGGCTTCGGCTTTGCCAAAAGCCTGCAACAGAACTACGAATTACTCCATCGCATAGACGAATTACATTACTTAGGTCTCCCTATTCTGGGTGGACTCTCCCGTAAATCCATGATCTATAAGAAACTGCATCTGACTCCGGAAAATGCTTTAAATGGTACCACAGCATTAAATACTCTACTATTAAGCAAAGGAGTACAACTTCTTCGTGTGCATGATGTAAAAGAAGCCCGCCAGATTGTAGATCTTTTATTTCAGTAG
- a CDS encoding SCO family protein, translating into MQNTSRKKGISTLIILAMVLLVPGFLYILVNRMGASNEYVKLPIYGEKQLAGTVSRKMGREIKDTLYHQVPVIQFTDMYGKQISFIDNDTTVSVVHLFYTKDKSFSRTMINRLNKVATNLKRNHKVRFYSISADPASDTPEVLQAYTKGYRPDEKRWFFLTNPSVDILQFAREQLLLDAMKDPQDSSKIIIGSSYLLLDSHRRIRGFYDLNLNTELERLEDEVKLQLVEEYRNTPMKVQKKD; encoded by the coding sequence ATGCAAAATACTTCTCGTAAGAAGGGTATTTCAACTTTAATAATCCTGGCCATGGTTTTACTTGTGCCAGGATTTTTGTATATATTGGTTAACCGAATGGGGGCATCCAATGAATACGTAAAGCTTCCGATCTATGGTGAAAAACAGCTTGCCGGAACAGTAAGCCGCAAGATGGGAAGAGAAATAAAAGATACCCTATATCATCAGGTTCCTGTCATCCAGTTCACCGATATGTATGGAAAGCAGATCAGTTTTATTGATAACGATACTACCGTATCCGTAGTTCATCTTTTCTATACAAAAGACAAATCTTTTTCCAGAACGATGATCAACAGGCTAAATAAGGTGGCTACCAATCTGAAGCGAAATCATAAGGTCAGATTTTATTCTATTTCAGCAGATCCTGCAAGTGATACTCCTGAAGTATTGCAGGCATATACAAAAGGATATCGTCCAGACGAAAAAAGATGGTTCTTTCTGACCAATCCTTCGGTTGACATTCTGCAGTTTGCAAGAGAGCAACTCCTGTTGGATGCCATGAAAGATCCGCAGGATTCTTCCAAAATTATTATAGGTAGTTCTTATCTCTTACTGGATTCTCACCGCAGGATCAGAGGCTTCTATGATCTGAATCTGAATACCGAACTGGAACGTCTGGAAGATGAAGTCAAACTGCAGTTAGTGGAAGAATACCGTAATACACCGATGAAGGTTCAAAAGAAAGATTAA
- a CDS encoding cytochrome c oxidase subunit 3, giving the protein MSTTVSQLDKVKDGPWSGGKSPWNLEYGKIMMWFFLVSDAFTFSAFLIYYGAQRFAHFTWPDPDKVFQSIPLIADHGQPLVFVGIMTFILIMSSVTMVLAVDAGHRNKKDEVVKWMLWTILGGLAFLGCQATEWTHLHHLGFWFGQNPATGLEGNAIPEALAPYFSKDISYVSALQFSNLFFTITGFHGFHVSIGVILNIIILCMTLNNTFQNRGSYLMVEKVGLYWHFVDLVWVFVFTFFYLV; this is encoded by the coding sequence ATGAGTACAACTGTATCGCAATTGGATAAGGTAAAGGACGGCCCTTGGAGTGGCGGTAAGTCCCCTTGGAACCTAGAGTATGGAAAGATCATGATGTGGTTTTTCCTTGTGTCAGACGCATTTACATTTTCAGCATTCCTGATCTATTATGGAGCTCAACGTTTTGCGCATTTCACATGGCCGGATCCTGATAAAGTATTCCAGTCTATCCCGCTTATCGCAGATCACGGACAACCGTTGGTGTTCGTAGGTATCATGACCTTTATCCTGATCATGAGTTCCGTTACGATGGTATTAGCGGTAGATGCGGGTCATCGCAATAAGAAAGACGAAGTTGTAAAATGGATGCTTTGGACTATATTAGGTGGTTTGGCTTTCTTGGGTTGTCAGGCTACAGAGTGGACGCACTTACATCACCTTGGCTTCTGGTTCGGACAAAATCCGGCTACTGGTCTGGAAGGTAATGCTATTCCTGAAGCTCTTGCTCCATATTTCTCGAAAGACATTTCATATGTGTCTGCATTGCAGTTCTCTAACTTATTCTTTACCATTACAGGTTTCCATGGATTCCACGTATCGATAGGTGTCATTTTGAATATCATTATTCTGTGTATGACATTGAATAATACGTTTCAGAACAGAGGTTCATACCTGATGGTTGAGAAAGTAGGTCTTTACTGGCACTTTGTCGACTTAGTATGGGTATTCGTATTTACATTCTTCTACTTAGTCTAA
- a CDS encoding S66 peptidase family protein, whose protein sequence is MPEFLNAGDKVAIVAPASFIRGNIDEAVATLQGWGLEVQSGKSVSSSYHQFAGDDDLRAADLQEALNDPEIKAVFAARGGYGTVRIIDKIDFTAFAKHPKWVIGFSDITVLHSHIQQSFGIPTIHGQMPKSFVDGTSASLETLRAALFGQNTDFKYKQQTFPNRPGKGEGILTGGNLAILISVLGSVSDVDYDDKILFIEDVGEAYYSIDRMLWALKRAGKLDKLAGLIIGGFTSLKDSAPPFGQTVEEIVMDKVREFDYPVAFSYPAGHIDDNHALIFGRKVVLETKKTETKLTYID, encoded by the coding sequence ATGCCTGAATTTCTTAATGCCGGTGATAAAGTCGCAATTGTGGCTCCGGCAAGTTTTATCCGGGGGAATATAGACGAAGCCGTTGCAACCCTGCAAGGCTGGGGACTGGAAGTACAATCGGGTAAGTCCGTGTCCAGTTCATACCATCAGTTTGCCGGAGATGATGACCTGAGAGCTGCTGATCTGCAGGAAGCCCTGAATGATCCGGAGATCAAAGCAGTATTCGCGGCACGTGGCGGTTACGGAACGGTGCGTATTATTGACAAGATCGATTTTACGGCATTTGCTAAACATCCGAAATGGGTAATCGGTTTCAGTGATATTACCGTTTTACACAGTCATATACAACAGTCGTTCGGAATACCAACAATCCATGGTCAGATGCCAAAGTCATTTGTTGATGGTACATCAGCATCCCTGGAGACACTTCGGGCAGCTTTATTCGGTCAGAATACAGACTTCAAATATAAACAGCAAACATTCCCCAACCGTCCCGGAAAAGGGGAAGGAATACTTACGGGGGGTAATCTTGCCATCCTGATCAGTGTATTAGGCTCTGTATCTGATGTAGACTATGATGACAAGATTTTATTTATTGAAGATGTAGGAGAAGCGTACTACAGTATAGACCGTATGCTGTGGGCATTGAAGAGAGCCGGAAAACTGGATAAACTGGCCGGATTAATCATCGGCGGATTTACCTCATTGAAGGATAGCGCCCCTCCATTTGGCCAGACGGTGGAAGAGATTGTGATGGATAAGGTTAGAGAATTTGATTATCCTGTAGCATTCAGTTATCCGGCAGGGCATATTGACGATAACCATGCGCTGATATTTGGCAGAAAAGTCGTGTTGGAGACGAAAAAAACAGAAACTAAACTAACATATATAGATTAA
- the metG gene encoding methionine--tRNA ligase, translating to MSITDKKRYTITSALPYANGPLHIGHLAGAYIPGDIFVRYLRLNQKDVVYVCGSDEHGAAITIKAKKEGITPREIIDKYNQQIKESFEEFGISFDIYHRTSEPIHHQLSQEFFLNLYHKGEFIERFSEQYYDEEFHQFLADRYIVGTCPNCHSEGAYGDQCEKCGTSLSPTDLINPISTLSGKTPVLKETKHWYLPLDKYQPWLEKWLIEGKKDELKSNVYGQCLSWLKSGLQPRSMTRDLDWGVDVPLEEAEGKKLYVWLDAPIGYISATKQWALDNGKNWEDYWKEQPDPEDNSCLIHFIGKDNIVFHCIIFPAILHAHGDYILPENIPANEFLNLEGDKLSTSRNHAVWLHEYLEEFPGKQDELRYVLTSILPETSDSEFTWKDFQARINNELVAILGNFINRVMVLSHKYFDGKILSGSDLQEEDQQVFAELKKYPEQITQSINQYRFREALAQFMNVARLGNKYLADAEPWKVIKTDEERVKTVLNVSLQIAANLAILAQPFLPKTATKLFEMLNLPQQDWKGAGQEDLLKDGHELGEVQLLFDKITDEQIDFQLEKLAAAKVNNAKVATPAVPAKENVTFDEFMKMDIRIGTILTAEKVAKTKKLLKLTIDTGIDQRTVVSGIAEFYAPEDIVGRQVSILVNLEPREIKGITSQGMILMAEDADGRLDFVQPSTTIKPGSSVR from the coding sequence TTGAGTATTACAGATAAAAAACGCTATACCATTACCTCGGCTTTGCCGTATGCGAATGGGCCTCTACATATCGGCCACCTGGCCGGTGCTTATATTCCGGGAGATATTTTTGTTCGTTACTTACGTCTTAATCAGAAAGATGTAGTCTATGTATGCGGATCCGACGAGCATGGTGCAGCTATTACGATTAAAGCGAAGAAAGAAGGTATCACACCCCGTGAAATTATTGATAAGTACAATCAGCAGATCAAAGAAAGTTTTGAAGAGTTCGGTATTTCATTTGATATTTATCACCGTACATCAGAGCCTATTCACCATCAGCTGTCTCAGGAGTTTTTTCTGAATCTATACCACAAAGGTGAATTTATAGAAAGATTTTCCGAGCAATATTATGATGAGGAATTTCACCAGTTTCTGGCAGACCGCTATATTGTGGGTACGTGTCCTAATTGCCATTCTGAAGGAGCGTATGGGGATCAGTGTGAGAAATGCGGAACTTCACTAAGCCCTACAGATCTTATCAATCCGATCTCTACATTAAGCGGCAAGACTCCGGTTTTAAAGGAAACTAAACACTGGTATCTTCCTCTGGACAAATATCAGCCCTGGCTTGAAAAATGGCTTATCGAAGGGAAAAAGGATGAGCTTAAATCCAATGTTTATGGACAATGTCTGTCCTGGCTGAAGTCAGGTCTGCAACCCCGTTCAATGACACGTGATCTGGATTGGGGAGTAGATGTCCCGTTGGAAGAGGCGGAAGGTAAAAAACTGTACGTATGGCTGGATGCGCCGATAGGATATATATCAGCTACTAAACAGTGGGCGCTGGACAACGGTAAAAACTGGGAAGACTATTGGAAAGAACAGCCTGATCCGGAAGATAACTCCTGTCTGATCCATTTCATTGGTAAAGATAATATTGTATTCCATTGTATCATCTTCCCGGCTATTCTGCATGCGCATGGAGATTATATTTTACCGGAAAATATCCCGGCAAATGAATTCCTTAATCTGGAAGGGGATAAGCTTTCTACATCCAGAAATCATGCTGTATGGTTACATGAATATCTGGAAGAATTCCCGGGCAAACAGGATGAATTACGTTATGTACTGACTTCTATTCTTCCGGAGACTTCGGACAGCGAATTTACCTGGAAAGATTTTCAGGCACGCATCAATAATGAACTGGTTGCTATATTGGGTAACTTTATCAATCGGGTCATGGTGCTTTCTCATAAGTATTTTGATGGTAAGATTTTATCCGGTTCAGATTTGCAGGAAGAAGATCAGCAGGTATTTGCTGAACTGAAAAAATATCCGGAGCAGATCACACAGAGTATCAATCAGTACCGGTTCCGTGAAGCTCTGGCTCAGTTTATGAATGTGGCACGTCTGGGGAATAAATACCTGGCAGATGCCGAGCCCTGGAAAGTGATCAAGACCGATGAGGAAAGAGTAAAAACTGTCCTGAATGTATCTCTTCAGATAGCCGCAAACCTGGCGATTCTGGCACAACCGTTCTTGCCTAAGACAGCAACAAAACTATTTGAAATGCTAAATCTTCCTCAGCAGGACTGGAAGGGAGCAGGTCAGGAAGATCTGTTGAAAGATGGTCATGAACTCGGAGAAGTACAGTTGTTGTTTGATAAAATCACCGACGAGCAGATTGATTTTCAATTGGAAAAACTGGCTGCAGCAAAAGTCAATAATGCAAAGGTAGCTACTCCGGCAGTACCGGCTAAGGAGAATGTAACCTTTGATGAGTTTATGAAAATGGATATCCGTATCGGAACAATCCTTACTGCAGAGAAAGTAGCGAAAACGAAAAAACTGCTTAAACTGACCATCGATACAGGTATAGATCAGCGTACTGTCGTATCTGGTATTGCGGAGTTTTATGCTCCTGAAGATATCGTTGGCCGACAGGTTTCTATTCTGGTGAATCTGGAACCCCGCGAAATTAAGGGAATCACTTCACAGGGAATGATACTGATGGCTGAGGATGCAGATGGTCGTCTGGATTTTGTACAACCTTCCACAACGATAAAACCCGGAAGTTCAGTCCGATAA
- a CDS encoding DoxX family protein: protein MAILSSLSKQKDLGLLILRIGVGAFMISHGLPKLMGGPDMWTGVGQAMGNMGIKFFPAFWGFMAAVTEAVGGLFFLIGLWYRPVCLLLAFTMVVAGVHHLSAGDGWGTASHAFELLFVFIGLLFVGPGAYSVDKK from the coding sequence ATGGCGATATTATCATCATTATCAAAACAAAAAGATCTGGGATTATTAATACTGCGTATAGGCGTCGGAGCATTTATGATTTCACACGGACTTCCGAAGCTAATGGGCGGCCCTGATATGTGGACAGGAGTAGGTCAGGCAATGGGCAATATGGGTATCAAATTCTTTCCTGCTTTCTGGGGATTTATGGCTGCTGTGACAGAAGCTGTAGGCGGACTATTCTTTTTGATCGGACTATGGTACAGACCCGTATGTTTACTCTTAGCTTTCACCATGGTGGTAGCCGGAGTACATCACCTGAGTGCCGGAGACGGGTGGGGTACAGCCTCACATGCATTTGAACTGCTGTTCGTCTTTATCGGATTACTTTTTGTAGGTCCGGGAGCGTATAGTGTAGATAAAAAATAA
- a CDS encoding cytochrome c oxidase subunit 3 has product MVNTELQEEELQQSRKAKKFNLWLGMIGMFMMFAALSSGFIVYTASGVDKGIKTTLPNAFIYSTVLILLSSVTLHLSYKAVKEKQFAKQKGLLLATVLLGILFFVCQVHAWQVLIERGIYFLNINASQSFIYVFTGMHLAHIIAGLIVLIRCYTGAAKPIPYDNNLFRMELATIFWHFLDLLWIYIYVFLLLNQ; this is encoded by the coding sequence ATGGTTAATACAGAATTACAGGAAGAGGAATTGCAACAATCCCGAAAAGCCAAGAAATTCAATCTCTGGCTTGGAATGATTGGTATGTTTATGATGTTTGCTGCGCTGTCCAGTGGTTTCATTGTGTATACAGCCAGTGGCGTAGATAAAGGTATCAAAACTACGCTTCCTAATGCTTTTATCTACAGTACAGTGCTTATATTACTGAGTAGTGTTACATTACACCTCTCTTATAAGGCTGTCAAAGAAAAGCAATTTGCTAAACAGAAGGGATTACTCCTTGCAACAGTGTTGCTCGGAATTCTTTTCTTCGTATGTCAGGTACATGCATGGCAGGTCCTAATTGAACGTGGAATCTATTTCCTTAATATCAATGCCTCCCAGTCATTTATTTATGTATTTACGGGCATGCACTTAGCGCATATTATTGCGGGACTGATCGTATTGATTAGATGTTATACCGGAGCGGCTAAGCCGATCCCTTATGACAATAATCTTTTCCGCATGGAACTTGCCACTATTTTCTGGCATTTTCTCGATCTTTTATGGATTTATATATATGTTTTCTTACTTTTGAATCAATAA
- a CDS encoding 2,3,4,5-tetrahydropyridine-2,6-dicarboxylate N-succinyltransferase: protein MELENLQKLIEDAWEDRQLLEYKEYAEAIRTIILKLDNGEIRVAEPIGTRWHVNEWIKKAVILYFPIREMVETEAGPFVYYDKMKLKTNYKHLGVRVVPGASARLGAYLAKGVILMPSYVNIGAYVGEGTMVDTWATVGSCAQIGKNVHLSGGVGIGGVLEPVQASPVIIEDNVFVGSRVIVVEGVRVESEAVLGANVVLTASTKIIDVTGPEPIEYKGHVPARSVVIPGSYTKKFPAGEYQVPCALIIGKRKESTDKKTSLNDALRDHNVAV, encoded by the coding sequence ATGGAATTAGAAAACTTGCAAAAACTGATTGAGGACGCTTGGGAAGACAGGCAGTTGTTAGAATATAAAGAATATGCTGAAGCTATCCGCACGATTATTCTTAAACTGGATAATGGTGAAATTCGTGTAGCAGAACCAATCGGCACAAGATGGCATGTCAATGAATGGATCAAAAAAGCGGTGATCCTTTATTTCCCTATCCGGGAGATGGTAGAAACAGAAGCCGGACCTTTTGTTTATTATGATAAGATGAAGTTGAAAACCAACTACAAGCACTTAGGTGTACGCGTAGTTCCCGGTGCTTCTGCCCGCTTAGGTGCTTACCTTGCAAAAGGTGTGATCCTTATGCCTTCTTATGTCAATATAGGTGCTTATGTAGGCGAAGGTACAATGGTCGATACATGGGCTACGGTAGGTTCATGTGCACAGATTGGTAAAAATGTACACCTGAGTGGTGGTGTAGGTATCGGTGGTGTACTGGAACCTGTACAGGCTTCTCCGGTAATTATTGAGGACAATGTATTTGTCGGATCAAGAGTAATCGTAGTAGAAGGCGTACGTGTAGAATCTGAAGCGGTCCTGGGTGCAAACGTAGTATTAACAGCTTCGACAAAAATAATTGATGTAACCGGTCCTGAGCCAATCGAATATAAAGGTCATGTACCCGCACGTTCGGTCGTGATCCCCGGATCTTATACCAAAAAATTCCCTGCCGGAGAATATCAGGTACCATGTGCGCTGATTATCGGAAAACGTAAGGAATCTACAGATAAGAAAACTTCACTGAATGACGCTTTACGCGATCATAATGTAGCTGTATAA
- a CDS encoding L-threonylcarbamoyladenylate synthase, which translates to MTPIDREDINKALETLKNGGLILYPTDTIWGIGCDATNPEAVDRVIQLKGRSKEKSMIVLLHNENQLAGYVNDIPEVAYQLIEYTEHPLTIVYSNAKNLAANAIAEDGSIGIRIVNHPFCTQLLQRFRKPIISTSANISGEPSAKTFGDIDQKIKDGVDYTVQFGQKDIGAGKASTIMKLDPSGKFEFIRK; encoded by the coding sequence ATGACTCCAATAGACAGAGAAGATATCAATAAAGCCCTCGAAACATTGAAAAATGGAGGGCTTATTCTATACCCTACCGATACCATCTGGGGTATCGGATGTGATGCGACTAATCCGGAAGCAGTAGACCGCGTTATTCAGTTAAAAGGGCGTTCAAAAGAAAAAAGCATGATTGTGCTGCTGCACAATGAGAATCAGCTGGCAGGGTATGTCAATGATATTCCGGAAGTAGCTTATCAACTGATCGAATACACAGAACATCCGCTGACCATCGTATATTCCAATGCAAAAAATCTGGCTGCTAATGCCATTGCGGAAGATGGTTCTATCGGTATCCGCATTGTCAATCATCCATTCTGTACGCAACTATTACAACGCTTTCGTAAACCGATCATTTCGACATCTGCTAATATCAGCGGAGAACCTTCAGCAAAAACATTCGGAGATATTGACCAAAAAATAAAAGACGGCGTAGATTACACTGTTCAGTTTGGGCAAAAAGACATAGGAGCAGGAAAAGCCTCAACTATTATGAAGCTTGACCCTAGCGGTAAATTTGAATTTATCAGGAAATAG
- a CDS encoding cytochrome C oxidase subunit IV family protein, protein MSNHHDNTAAHEGHGHDHEGMDKKGIWRIFFVLLALTCLEFLIALGFVHHWQILAKGALVNTIYIVLTLVKAYYIVAYFMHLKFEKSSFIVCCGVVFIFIVYFIILMLTEGGYLLHHFHEYPLWPNK, encoded by the coding sequence ATGTCAAATCATCACGATAATACAGCAGCACACGAAGGTCATGGCCATGATCACGAGGGTATGGATAAAAAAGGAATCTGGAGAATATTCTTTGTCCTTTTAGCACTTACCTGTTTAGAGTTTTTAATCGCTTTGGGATTTGTTCACCACTGGCAGATACTTGCTAAGGGTGCATTGGTTAATACAATCTATATCGTATTGACATTGGTAAAAGCTTACTACATTGTGGCTTACTTCATGCACTTGAAATTTGAAAAATCAAGTTTCATCGTATGTTGTGGTGTTGTATTTATATTCATCGTCTACTTCATTATATTAATGCTGACAGAAGGCGGATACTTATTACACCATTTCCACGAGTACCCATTGTGGCCAAATAAATAA